A genomic window from Carassius auratus strain Wakin chromosome 45, ASM336829v1, whole genome shotgun sequence includes:
- the LOC113062837 gene encoding epoxide hydrolase 1-like, with protein MYTELALALGLGAVVALVAVIFQKKSKIVLEAQDGWWGVGACPQEPEDDSIRPFKVETTSGEIEDLNLRLDQTRSFPSLEDSQFNYGFNSKYLEKVVSYWRNDFSWRKQVDKLNKYPHFKTKIEGIDIHYVHVKPKRLAEGTRAVPLMMVHGWPGSFYEFYGIIPLLTEPSSPDDITFEIICPSIPGYGFSEAPHKKGFDGLCAAHIFNKLMKRLGFDQYYVQGGDWGSLITTNMAQLEPNAVKGLHVNFAPPGKGALLMIMSLLFGRRFPKLFGFTEYDVKQLFPIMEKLVVDSIRETGYMHIQATKPDTAGRALNDSPVGLAAYILEKFSTWTDNEFKNLDDGGLERKFSLDDLLTNVMIYWTSRSIISSMRFYKENFSKGMNQLHAKLPVYVPTGVACFPNELKHSPKSWVEQKYYKLKTYTQMARGGHFAAMEEPQLLAEDVQNFVKIVEKSKKK; from the exons ATGTACACAGAGTTGGCACTGGCGTTGGGACTTGGAGCGGTGGTAGCTCTGGTAGCTGTGATATTCCAGAAGAAATCAAAGATTGTCCTGGAAGCACAAGATGGGTGGTGGGGTGTGGGAGCTTGTCCCCAAGAACCCGAGGATGACAGTATCCGCCCTTTCAAAGTTGAGACAACTTCTGGAGAGATTGAG GATCTAAACCTCAGGCTAGATCAGACACGCTCCTTTCCTTCTCTTGAAGACAGTCAGTTTAACTATGGCTTCAACTCCAAATACCTTGAGAAGGTTGTGTCTTATTGGAGGAATGATTTCAGCTGGAGGAAACAAGTGGATAAACTAAACAAATACCCTCATTTCAAAACCAAAATCGAAG GTATTGATATTCACTATGTTCACGTGAAACCAAAGAGGCTGGCTGAGGGAACCCGTGCTGTGCCTCTGATGATGGTACATGGATGGCCAGGCTCCTTCTATGAGTTTTATGGCATCATCCCCCTGCTTACGGAGCCATCCAGTCCTGATGACATTACCTTCGAAATCATTTGTCCCTCAATACCTGGTTATGGTTTTTCAGAGGCCCCGCATAAAAAAG GTTTTGACGGTCTATGTGCAGCACACATATTCAATAAACTGATGAAGAGGCTTGGTTTCGACCAGTACTATGTTCAGGGAGGAGACTGGGGCTCACTTATTACCACTAATATGGCCCAGCTGGAGCCCAA TGCTGTGAAAGGCCTCCACGTTAACTTCGCTCCTCCAGGAAAAGGAGCCCTTCTCATGATAATGTCCTTACTTTTTGGTCGCCGATTTCCCAAACTATTTGGCTTCACCGAGTATGATGTGAAACAACTTTTCCCCATCATGGAAAAGCTTGTAGTAGACTCAATAAGGGAGACTGGATACATGCACATACAGGCCACTAAACCTGACACTGCAG GCCGTGCATTGAACGACTCTCCCGTTGGTTTGGCTGCCTACATTTTGGAGAAATTTTCAACCTGGACTGATAATGAATTCAAGAACCTTGATGATGGTGGACTGGAGAG GAAGTTTTCTCTTGACGATCTTCTGACGAATGTGATGATCTACTGGACCTCTAGGTCCATTATATCCTCCATGCGTTTCTACAAGGAGAACTTCAGCAAAGGCATGAATCAGCTCCATGCAAA GCTTCCAGTTTACGTTCCAACAGGTGTGGCCTGTTTCCCCAATGAGCTGAAGCACTCCCCTAAATCATGGGTGGAACAGAAATATTATAAGCTCAAGACTTACACACAGATGGCTCGCGGGGGGCATTTTGCTGCTATGGAGGAGCCGCAGTTACTGGCAGAGGATGTTCAGAACTTTGTCAAGATTGTGGAAAAGAGCAAGAAGAAATAA
- the LOC113062839 gene encoding signal recognition particle 9 kDa protein, which produces MPYYQTWEEFARAAEKLYLTDPMKVRVVLKYRHCDGNLCLKVTDDAVCLQYKTDQAQDVKKIEKLHGKLMRLMVSKESHSGAMETD; this is translated from the exons ATGCCTTATTATCAGACGTGGGAAGAGTTTGCGCGAGCTGCAGAAAAGCTTTACCTGACGGATCCAATGAAG GTCAGAGTGGTTCTGAAATATCGACACTGTGATGGAAATCTCTGTCTGAAAGTCACAGATGATGCTGTG TGTCTGCAGTACAAAACCGACCAAGCCCAAGATGTAAAGAAGATCGAGAAACTGCATGGGAAACTGATGAGATTAATGGTCTCCAAAGAGTCCCACAGTGGGGCCATGGAGACGGACTGA